In Arcobacter ellisii, a genomic segment contains:
- the argS gene encoding arginine--tRNA ligase: MQNLVKEFIEKTLETNVVLEKPKDITFGHYATPVAFSLAKELKKSPMAIADELVSKFDNCEMFEKVEAVKGFINFKLSSSFLLSLVNDALLNKDNFAKQEKKDEKILLEYVSANPTGPLHIGHARGAIAGDSLARVGRHLGFDITTEYYINDAGAQMDMLGLSISLAARDFLLNEDVEYPETYYRGEYLIDIAKQIQATHGNEIFYDESRFKEMARFGKDEVMKIIIKDLKDLGIEFENFVSEQSLYYAWDETKKVLEKNGSLYEKNEKIYLKSTQYGDDSDRVVVRDNGIPTYLAGDIIYHKDKYDRNYDRYINIWGADHHGYIPRVKAAIEFLGNDSSKLEVILSQMVQLLKGGEPYKMSKRAGNVILMSDITEEIGADALRFIFLTRKSDTHLEFDIDMLKNQDSSNPIFYINYAHARINQVFVKAGITQDEIKDINFENLNQDGLNLVYESLLLESILNEAFAKRDMQKITEYLYSLASSVHKFYNEHKVIGSDEQNLYLKVLAMAALSINVGLSLLGIKAKDIM, encoded by the coding sequence TTGCAAAATTTAGTAAAAGAATTTATTGAAAAAACATTAGAGACAAATGTAGTCCTAGAAAAACCAAAAGATATAACTTTTGGTCATTATGCGACGCCAGTTGCATTCTCTTTAGCAAAAGAGTTAAAAAAATCACCAATGGCTATTGCTGATGAATTAGTTTCAAAATTTGATAACTGTGAAATGTTTGAAAAAGTTGAAGCTGTTAAAGGATTTATAAATTTTAAACTCTCTTCATCTTTTTTATTATCATTAGTAAATGATGCATTATTAAATAAAGATAATTTTGCAAAACAAGAAAAAAAAGATGAAAAAATTCTATTAGAGTATGTTTCTGCAAATCCAACTGGACCATTACACATAGGTCATGCAAGAGGTGCAATCGCTGGAGATTCATTAGCTAGAGTGGGAAGACATTTAGGTTTTGATATTACAACTGAATATTATATAAATGATGCTGGTGCTCAAATGGATATGTTAGGATTATCTATTTCTTTAGCAGCAAGGGATTTTTTATTAAATGAAGATGTTGAATATCCTGAAACTTACTATAGAGGTGAATATTTAATAGATATTGCAAAACAGATTCAAGCAACTCATGGAAATGAAATATTTTATGATGAATCAAGATTTAAAGAGATGGCTAGATTTGGTAAAGATGAAGTGATGAAAATCATCATTAAAGATTTAAAAGATTTAGGTATTGAGTTTGAAAATTTTGTTTCAGAACAGTCTTTATATTATGCTTGGGATGAAACAAAAAAAGTTCTTGAAAAAAATGGTTCATTATATGAAAAAAATGAAAAAATCTATTTAAAATCAACTCAATATGGTGATGATTCAGATAGAGTTGTTGTAAGAGATAATGGAATACCAACTTATTTAGCTGGAGATATCATTTATCACAAAGATAAATATGATAGAAATTATGACAGATATATAAATATTTGGGGTGCAGATCACCATGGATATATTCCAAGAGTAAAAGCTGCAATTGAATTTTTAGGAAATGATTCTTCAAAACTTGAAGTTATTTTATCTCAAATGGTTCAATTACTTAAAGGTGGAGAACCTTATAAAATGAGTAAAAGAGCTGGAAATGTTATTTTAATGTCAGATATAACTGAAGAAATTGGTGCTGATGCATTAAGATTTATTTTCTTAACAAGAAAAAGTGATACTCATTTAGAGTTTGATATTGATATGTTAAAAAATCAAGATTCATCAAACCCAATTTTTTATATAAACTATGCACATGCAAGAATTAATCAAGTTTTTGTAAAAGCTGGAATAACACAAGATGAGATAAAAGATATAAATTTTGAGAATTTAAACCAAGATGGTTTAAATTTAGTTTATGAATCACTACTTCTTGAATCAATATTAAATGAAGCATTTGCAAAAAGAGATATGCAAAAGATTACTGAGTATTTATATTCACTTGCATCATCAGTTCATAAATTTTACAATGAACACAAAGTTATTGGTAGTGATGAACAAAATTTATATTTAAAAGTATTAGCAATGGCAGCATTAAGTATTAATGTTGGATTATCTTTATTAGGGATTAAGGCTAAGGATATAATGTAA
- a CDS encoding Sec-independent protein translocase subunit TatA/TatB, producing MSMPGGMEWLLIALVVLLLFGGKKIPELAKGLGSGIKNFKKAVKDDDEEVADAKKVDEIEKKSEVNTTDKNETKQS from the coding sequence ATGAGTATGCCAGGTGGTATGGAGTGGTTATTAATAGCATTAGTTGTATTATTATTGTTTGGTGGTAAAAAAATACCTGAGCTAGCAAAAGGATTAGGTTCTGGAATCAAAAACTTTAAAAAAGCTGTAAAAGATGATGATGAAGAAGTTGCAGATGCAAAAAAAGTTGATGAAATTGAAAAAAAATCAGAAGTAAATACAACTGATAAAAATGAAACAAAACAATCATAA
- the crcB gene encoding fluoride efflux transporter CrcB encodes MFLSWQTILAIGFGGFLGAIARAYAVHFTNKHIPLEFPLGILLVNLIGSFIIGVLFAYFSHYTVSMNLKAFLTTGFLGALTTYSTFAIETYLLFGTSIYLAILNISLNLIGTILFAGSGYKLVQFFLK; translated from the coding sequence ATGTTTCTTAGTTGGCAAACAATTTTAGCTATTGGTTTTGGAGGATTTCTAGGAGCAATAGCAAGAGCATATGCAGTTCATTTTACAAATAAACATATTCCTTTAGAATTTCCACTAGGAATATTATTAGTAAATTTAATAGGTTCTTTCATTATAGGTGTATTATTTGCCTATTTCTCTCATTATACAGTTTCAATGAATTTAAAAGCTTTTTTAACAACAGGTTTTTTAGGAGCTTTAACTACTTATTCTACTTTTGCAATTGAAACTTATTTACTATTTGGTACTTCAATTTATCTTGCAATTTTAAATATTTCATTAAATTTAATAGGAACAATTTTATTCGCTGGTAGTGGGTATAAGTTAGTTCAATTTTTTCTAAAGTAA
- a CDS encoding lysophospholipid acyltransferase family protein, translated as MARIRGIILFIQFSITVAITVLCMYIFRNHTHKVIKVWMNFQMFVLGIKLEIEGKLDESCDMLIMNHQSLLDIIVIEYIHSRDLAWVAKKEITDLFFFGHIIKAPRMISVDRENKAGIIHLLKEAKDRLDKKRPIAMFPEGTRSDGTKMGSFKPGAKMVANKYNLKVQPIILFNTRNIVDSKSLKAAPGVVKVVFLEPVQASKDSTWFEDTEIKMKEVFNKEYKKYVS; from the coding sequence TTGGCACGAATTAGAGGAATCATACTTTTTATACAATTTTCAATAACTGTTGCAATTACAGTATTATGTATGTACATTTTTAGAAATCATACACATAAAGTAATAAAGGTTTGGATGAATTTTCAAATGTTTGTTCTTGGAATAAAACTAGAAATTGAAGGTAAACTTGATGAATCATGTGATATGTTAATTATGAATCATCAATCGTTACTTGATATTATTGTTATTGAATACATTCATTCAAGAGATTTAGCTTGGGTTGCAAAAAAAGAGATTACTGACTTGTTTTTCTTTGGTCATATTATAAAAGCTCCAAGAATGATAAGTGTTGATAGAGAAAATAAAGCAGGAATCATTCATTTATTAAAAGAAGCAAAAGATAGACTTGATAAAAAAAGACCAATTGCAATGTTCCCAGAAGGAACTAGAAGTGATGGAACTAAAATGGGAAGTTTTAAACCAGGTGCTAAAATGGTTGCAAATAAATATAATTTAAAAGTGCAACCAATTATTTTATTTAATACAAGAAATATTGTAGATTCAAAAAGTCTAAAAGCAGCCCCTGGTGTTGTAAAAGTTGTTTTTTTAGAACCAGTTCAAGCTTCAAAAGATTCAACTTGGTTTGAAGATACAGAAATAAAAATGAAAGAAGTGTTTAATAAAGAGTACAAAAAGTATGTTTCTTAG
- the purQ gene encoding phosphoribosylformylglycinamidine synthase subunit PurQ — protein MKISVLQFPGTNCEYDTKYAFEQLGCEVEIIWHKENKIPSDTDLVVIPGGFSYGDYLRSGAIARFANVMESVKEYASKGGKVLGICNGFQILLEAGLLPGAMKRNDSLHFISKYHTLKVINNDNTFLSLTKKGEVLNIPVAHHDGNYYIDAQGLKELEENNQILLKYCDKDGNLVNMNGSVSNIAGICNKEKNVFGLMPHPERAIEEILGSVDGVNMLKGFLQ, from the coding sequence ATGAAAATATCAGTATTACAATTTCCTGGAACAAACTGCGAATATGATACAAAATATGCTTTTGAGCAACTTGGTTGTGAAGTAGAAATTATATGGCACAAAGAGAATAAAATCCCATCGGACACTGATTTAGTTGTAATTCCAGGAGGATTCTCTTATGGTGATTATTTAAGAAGTGGAGCAATTGCAAGATTTGCAAATGTTATGGAATCTGTAAAAGAGTATGCTTCAAAAGGTGGAAAAGTTTTAGGAATTTGTAATGGATTTCAAATTTTATTAGAAGCTGGATTATTACCTGGGGCTATGAAAAGAAATGATTCTTTACATTTTATCTCTAAATATCACACTTTAAAAGTAATTAATAATGATAATACATTTTTATCTTTAACAAAAAAAGGTGAAGTATTAAATATTCCAGTTGCACACCACGATGGAAATTATTATATTGATGCACAAGGTTTAAAAGAGTTAGAAGAAAATAATCAAATCCTTTTAAAATATTGTGACAAAGATGGAAACTTAGTAAATATGAATGGTTCAGTTTCTAATATTGCTGGAATTTGTAATAAAGAGAAAAATGTATTCGGACTTATGCCACACCCTGAAAGAGCTATTGAAGAAATTTTAGGTTCAGTTGATGGTGTTAATATGTTAAAGGGTTTTTTACAATAA
- the purS gene encoding phosphoribosylformylglycinamidine synthase subunit PurS, translating into MKAIVNVGLKQGVLDDQGKATHHALDTLGFKEIVKDVRIGKQIIIELNSSNKEDAEVEVKKMCEKLLANTVIEDYNIEIVG; encoded by the coding sequence ATGAAAGCAATTGTAAATGTAGGATTAAAACAAGGTGTTCTTGATGATCAAGGTAAAGCAACTCATCATGCTTTAGATACATTAGGTTTTAAAGAGATTGTTAAAGATGTAAGAATTGGAAAACAAATTATTATTGAATTAAATTCTTCAAACAAAGAAGATGCTGAAGTTGAAGTTAAAAAAATGTGTGAAAAACTTTTAGCAAATACAGTTATTGAAGATTATAATATAGAAATAGTAGGTTAA
- a CDS encoding phosphoribosylaminoimidazolesuccinocarboxamide synthase: MKISDIVALGLWPESKKTTSLKGIAELEDLGYNLFYIGKNADLYTCPGEDAKVLLVRSDRCSVFDIPLNLEIEGKGVSQTAISNNGAKFAKQSGIRTAILDETIDQSLSIAPRCQLMELCKPLEAEIDGEVVQFELIFRNYLTGSLFEATKKGEDPYGLNLSSDLKEWSKFETPLFTPTTKGVKDIPLNSQKVREIFPEIISSLEKLFKEFTEFAQENGIIVVDTKLEVFVNSKGEWILGDEILTPESSRFISKEDFDAGNYISMDKQILRDFGKAQNWKEQAKELKPGQKLEVNVPQEIKDKILSGYTTILNRLSK; this comes from the coding sequence ATGAAAATTAGTGATATTGTAGCACTTGGTCTTTGGCCAGAATCAAAAAAAACTACATCTTTAAAAGGTATTGCCGAACTTGAAGATTTAGGCTATAACTTATTTTATATTGGTAAAAATGCTGATCTTTATACTTGTCCAGGTGAAGATGCAAAAGTTTTATTAGTAAGAAGTGATAGATGTTCAGTATTTGATATTCCATTAAATCTTGAAATTGAAGGAAAAGGTGTTTCTCAAACTGCAATTTCAAATAATGGTGCAAAATTTGCTAAACAATCAGGTATTAGAACAGCTATTTTAGATGAAACAATTGACCAAAGTTTAAGTATCGCTCCTAGATGTCAATTAATGGAATTATGTAAACCATTAGAAGCAGAGATTGATGGAGAAGTAGTTCAATTTGAATTAATTTTTAGAAATTATTTAACAGGCTCTTTATTTGAAGCAACTAAAAAAGGTGAAGACCCTTATGGATTAAATCTTTCTTCAGATTTAAAAGAGTGGTCAAAATTTGAAACACCATTATTTACTCCTACAACAAAAGGTGTAAAAGATATTCCTTTAAATTCACAAAAAGTAAGAGAAATTTTCCCTGAAATTATCTCTAGTTTAGAAAAACTATTTAAAGAATTTACTGAATTTGCGCAAGAGAATGGAATTATTGTAGTTGATACAAAACTTGAAGTTTTTGTTAATTCAAAAGGTGAATGGATTTTAGGAGACGAAATTTTAACTCCTGAAAGTTCAAGATTTATCTCTAAAGAAGATTTTGATGCAGGTAATTATATCTCTATGGATAAACAAATTTTAAGAGATTTTGGTAAAGCTCAAAACTGGAAAGAACAAGCAAAAGAGTTAAAACCTGGTCAAAAATTAGAAGTAAATGTTCCACAAGAGATTAAAGATAAAATTTTAAGTGGATATACAACTATTCTTAATAGATTAAGTAAATAG
- a CDS encoding S41 family peptidase: MNRIILASTIALILSQSLFSKEEVVQTEQSRFESLSKLTKVIGTVEKYYVDDIKLQEIVDKALKGLMQELDAHSSYLDKKASKEMSIQTKGEFGGLGITVGMRDGALTVISPIDDTPAFKAGIKSGDIILKINDTSTIGMTLDEAVNIMRGEPKTDIVVTVVRKGELKPLEIKMKRDIIKIQSVFAKKIEKEDVMYLRVSSFDTKVTEDLEKIIAENKNVKGFILDLRNNPGGLLNQAIGVVDLFVDKGVIVSQKGRSAEDEEKFEASSFNTKTKLPLVVIVNEGSASASEIVSGSLQDHKRAVVVGEKTFGKGSVQAVLPIDNERSENIKLTIAKYYLPSGRTIQATGVTPDIIVAAGKVTQSDDNALKIKEADLKKHLEGELEKVDDVKKEEKIINDETKKTITGEDLLEDNQLNTSLAILKSLIIMNK, from the coding sequence ATGAATAGAATAATATTAGCTTCCACAATTGCATTAATCTTATCACAATCTCTTTTCTCAAAAGAGGAAGTTGTTCAAACTGAACAAAGTAGGTTTGAGTCTTTATCTAAATTAACAAAAGTTATAGGAACTGTTGAAAAATATTACGTTGATGATATTAAACTTCAAGAAATAGTTGACAAAGCATTAAAAGGTTTAATGCAAGAGTTAGACGCACATTCAAGTTATCTTGACAAAAAAGCCTCAAAAGAGATGAGTATTCAAACAAAAGGTGAGTTTGGTGGTTTAGGAATCACTGTTGGTATGAGAGATGGTGCTTTAACTGTTATCTCTCCAATTGATGATACTCCAGCATTTAAAGCAGGAATCAAATCAGGTGATATTATTTTAAAAATTAATGATACATCAACGATTGGTATGACTTTAGATGAAGCTGTAAATATAATGAGAGGTGAGCCTAAAACAGATATTGTTGTAACTGTTGTTAGAAAAGGTGAATTAAAACCACTTGAAATAAAAATGAAAAGAGATATTATAAAAATACAATCAGTTTTCGCTAAGAAAATAGAAAAAGAAGATGTGATGTATTTAAGAGTTTCAAGTTTTGATACAAAAGTTACAGAAGATTTAGAAAAAATAATAGCTGAAAACAAAAATGTTAAAGGGTTTATTTTAGATTTAAGAAATAATCCAGGTGGTTTATTAAATCAAGCAATTGGTGTTGTTGATCTATTTGTTGATAAAGGTGTTATTGTTTCTCAAAAAGGAAGAAGTGCTGAAGATGAAGAAAAATTTGAAGCATCAAGTTTTAACACAAAAACAAAATTACCTTTAGTTGTAATTGTAAATGAAGGTTCAGCATCTGCTTCTGAAATCGTAAGTGGTTCTTTACAAGATCATAAACGAGCAGTAGTTGTTGGAGAAAAAACATTTGGAAAAGGTTCAGTTCAAGCAGTACTTCCAATAGATAATGAAAGAAGTGAAAATATTAAATTAACAATTGCAAAATATTATTTACCAAGTGGAAGAACTATTCAAGCAACAGGTGTAACTCCTGATATTATAGTAGCAGCTGGAAAAGTAACTCAAAGTGATGATAATGCACTAAAAATAAAAGAAGCAGATTTGAAAAAACATCTTGAAGGAGAACTTGAAAAAGTAGATGATGTAAAAAAAGAAGAAAAAATCATAAATGATGAAACTAAAAAAACAATTACAGGTGAAGATTTACTAGAAGATAATCAATTGAATACTTCATTGGCAATCTTGAAAAGTTTAATAATAATGAATAAATAA
- a CDS encoding tRNA pseudouridine(13) synthase TruD, producing the protein MIKRFYPLNDKTLDFKFIQNEEDFIVEEQPIKFSLSGSFLVLKIKKTNCDTWELIDRLAKFLGIYSNEIGYAGLKDKRATTTQYISIPKKYSKEIKLFKNKKIEILETYLHNQKLNIGDLEGNRFKINLHNVEVPDINHIQKIIKVITKNGMPNYFGYQRFGKDVMENLDKAKSVIYGEEIIKDRKLAKMLISAYQSSFFNAWLVERLKLDENEFKLLDGDIFMDLEKDKLFTPKVITEKITKDFKDSKIVPTGLLPGRKVFKSIGEALKIEEKYDDLYIQEKGYRREAIVFPKDISCKYDASKKVCSLDFILPKGSYATVLVEFLANRNFS; encoded by the coding sequence TTGATAAAAAGATTTTATCCTTTAAACGATAAAACTTTAGATTTTAAATTTATCCAAAATGAAGAAGATTTTATAGTTGAAGAACAACCTATAAAATTTTCTTTAAGTGGTAGTTTTCTAGTTTTAAAAATAAAAAAAACAAATTGTGATACATGGGAACTAATCGATAGATTAGCAAAATTCCTTGGTATTTACTCAAATGAGATAGGTTATGCTGGTTTAAAAGATAAAAGGGCAACAACTACTCAATATATTTCAATTCCTAAAAAATATTCAAAAGAGATAAAACTTTTTAAAAATAAAAAAATAGAAATACTTGAAACATATTTACATAATCAAAAGCTAAATATAGGCGATTTAGAAGGTAATAGATTTAAAATCAATCTACATAATGTAGAAGTTCCTGATATAAATCACATTCAAAAGATTATAAAAGTTATTACTAAAAATGGAATGCCAAACTATTTTGGTTATCAAAGATTTGGTAAAGATGTTATGGAAAATCTTGATAAAGCAAAATCAGTAATTTATGGTGAAGAGATTATAAAAGATAGAAAATTAGCAAAAATGTTAATCTCTGCTTATCAAAGTAGTTTTTTTAATGCTTGGTTAGTAGAAAGACTTAAATTAGATGAAAATGAATTTAAGTTACTTGATGGAGATATTTTTATGGATTTAGAAAAAGATAAATTATTTACTCCAAAAGTTATAACAGAAAAAATAACAAAAGATTTTAAAGATTCTAAAATTGTTCCAACTGGTTTACTTCCAGGAAGAAAAGTTTTTAAATCAATTGGTGAAGCTTTAAAAATAGAAGAAAAATATGATGATTTATATATCCAAGAAAAGGGTTATAGAAGAGAAGCTATAGTTTTTCCTAAAGATATCTCTTGTAAATATGATGCTTCAAAAAAAGTATGTAGTTTAGATTTTATTTTACCAAAAGGTTCATACGCAACTGTATTAGTGGAATTTTTAGCTAATAGAAATTTTTCTTAA
- the dksA gene encoding RNA polymerase-binding protein DksA → MPNKNQIDELKEILLGRKENILTNIQNSRSNIDQLKEQDINDELDYAELVSDSFTEGMIANHQLDELNQIEEALKKISAGTYGICDMCGVTIPLGRLKAKPFAKFCTECRTVYEQEAGKRAKN, encoded by the coding sequence ATGCCAAATAAAAATCAAATCGATGAGTTAAAAGAGATATTACTTGGAAGAAAAGAGAATATTTTAACGAACATTCAAAATAGTAGATCAAATATTGATCAACTTAAAGAACAAGATATTAATGATGAGTTAGATTATGCTGAACTTGTTAGTGATTCTTTCACTGAAGGAATGATTGCAAATCATCAATTAGATGAATTAAATCAAATTGAAGAAGCACTTAAAAAAATATCTGCTGGAACTTATGGTATTTGTGATATGTGTGGAGTTACTATTCCTTTAGGAAGATTAAAAGCGAAACCATTTGCAAAGTTTTGTACAGAGTGTAGAACTGTTTACGAACAAGAAGCTGGGAAAAGAGCAAAAAATTGA
- a CDS encoding ABC transporter permease, giving the protein MKNSVFFNFLFLLLSKHKSKHLAIFIISILIVFLTSSILFLKNSLQKEVNSTLENQSDFIIQKINSGKIENIPTLWIDDFSSINGVKQIQQRVYGYYYFMPENIYFTIVGVDLFEENINKNIKELLNILNISEFLETNSMIIGNGVKKIFDKYHYFDFYDFKLQNNNLETIKIFKDLPKEANIVANDLIIMDINLAKKILNINEDEATDIILNVPNNLERQNVKEQILLKHSNIRVLQKDELKKMYENMFNYKGGIFLILFIVVLFTFILILYQRYSMISSTDKREIGILKAVGWSIKDIIKLKIMENFIVGFMAFIIGVILAYIFIFILNAPILKNIFIGFSNIQNDFIISSNIEISSLITLFLFFMIPFLSAILIPVWKVAIIDSTKSMK; this is encoded by the coding sequence ATGAAAAATAGTGTTTTTTTTAATTTCTTATTTTTACTTTTAAGTAAACATAAATCAAAACATTTAGCAATTTTTATAATTTCTATATTAATAGTTTTTTTAACATCATCAATTTTATTTTTAAAAAACTCTTTACAAAAAGAGGTAAATTCTACTTTAGAAAATCAAAGTGATTTTATAATACAAAAAATAAATAGTGGAAAAATTGAAAATATTCCTACTTTATGGATTGATGATTTTTCTTCAATTAATGGTGTAAAACAGATTCAACAAAGAGTTTATGGATACTATTATTTTATGCCAGAAAATATCTATTTTACAATTGTTGGTGTTGATTTGTTTGAAGAAAACATAAATAAAAATATAAAAGAACTTCTAAATATTTTAAATATCTCTGAATTTTTAGAGACAAACTCGATGATTATAGGAAATGGAGTAAAAAAAATCTTTGATAAATATCACTATTTTGATTTTTATGATTTTAAACTTCAAAACAATAATTTAGAGACTATAAAAATCTTCAAAGATTTGCCAAAAGAGGCAAACATAGTTGCAAATGATTTGATAATTATGGATATAAATCTTGCAAAAAAAATATTAAACATAAATGAAGATGAAGCCACAGATATTATTTTAAACGTTCCAAATAATTTAGAAAGACAAAATGTAAAAGAACAAATATTATTAAAGCATTCAAATATAAGAGTTTTACAAAAAGATGAATTAAAAAAGATGTATGAAAATATGTTCAACTATAAAGGCGGAATATTTTTAATTTTATTTATTGTTGTTTTATTTACTTTTATTTTGATTTTATACCAAAGATACTCAATGATAAGTTCAACTGATAAAAGAGAAATTGGTATTTTAAAAGCTGTTGGTTGGAGTATAAAAGATATTATCAAACTTAAAATTATGGAAAATTTTATAGTTGGTTTTATGGCATTTATTATTGGAGTTATTTTGGCTTATATTTTTATATTCATTTTAAATGCTCCTATTCTAAAAAATATTTTTATAGGTTTTTCAAATATTCAAAATGATTTTATAATATCTTCAAATATTGAAATAAGTAGTTTAATCACCCTATTTTTATTTTTTATGATTCCTTTTTTAAGTGCTATTTTAATTCCTGTTTGGAAAGTTGCAATTATTGATTCAACAAAGAGTATGAAATGA
- a CDS encoding ABC transporter ATP-binding protein yields the protein MIEIKNLNKIFYENSKKEFYALKDINLKIETSTCVILKGISGSGKSTLLSLIATMEKPTSGEIIIDDESVAKLPDLHSSNFRAKKLGFIFQSYNLFNELSVKDNVSIPLIPLGFSQKEIDEKVLKALEIANISHKKDELVSNLSGGEKQRCAIARAIVNNPDIILCDEPTANLDFDNSIKFIENLKELKKLNKTIIVATHDPIFDNLDFVDKVINIKNGMICE from the coding sequence ATGATAGAAATAAAAAATCTAAATAAAATATTTTACGAAAATAGTAAAAAAGAGTTTTATGCGCTAAAAGATATAAATTTAAAAATAGAAACTTCAACTTGCGTAATTTTAAAAGGTATTAGTGGAAGTGGAAAATCAACTCTTTTATCACTTATTGCAACTATGGAAAAACCAACAAGTGGTGAAATTATTATTGATGATGAAAGTGTTGCAAAACTTCCAGATTTACATAGCTCTAATTTTAGAGCAAAAAAACTAGGATTTATTTTCCAATCATATAATCTATTCAATGAATTAAGTGTAAAAGACAATGTTTCAATTCCTTTGATTCCTCTTGGATTTTCTCAAAAAGAGATAGATGAAAAAGTTTTAAAAGCTTTAGAAATAGCAAATATTTCACATAAAAAAGATGAATTAGTATCAAATCTTTCAGGTGGAGAAAAACAAAGATGTGCAATTGCAAGAGCAATTGTAAATAATCCTGATATTATTCTTTGTGATGAACCAACTGCAAATCTTGATTTTGATAATTCAATCAAATTTATTGAAAATCTAAAAGAGTTAAAAAAACTAAATAAAACGATAATTGTTGCAACTCATGACCCAATTTTTGATAATCTTGATTTTGTTGATAAAGTTATAAACATAAAAAATGGAATGATTTGTGAGTAG